The Lampris incognitus isolate fLamInc1 chromosome 17, fLamInc1.hap2, whole genome shotgun sequence genome contains a region encoding:
- the get4 gene encoding Golgi to ER traffic protein 4 homolog isoform X1 — MMSEQEGLRCSSARNRGGVQRVEGKLRASVEKGDYYEAHQMYRTLFFRYMSQSKHAEARELMYNGALLFFSYNQQNSAADLSMLVLESLEKSETKVEDDILEHLAKLFSLMDPNSPERVAFVSRALKWSTGGSGKLGHPKLHQLLAVTLWKEQNYSESRYHFLHSSDGEGCAQMLVEYSASRGFRSEVDMFVVQAVLQFLCLKNKNSASVVFSTYTEKHPSIEKGPPFVQPLLNFIWFLLLAVDGGKLTVFTVLCEQYQPSLKRDPMYNEYLDRIGQLFFGVPPKQSSSYGGLLGNLLNSLMGSGEEEEGEEAQEDSSPIELD; from the exons ATGATGTCGGAGCAGGAGGGTCTGCGGTGCTCCAGCGCAAGGAACCGCGGCGGAGTCCAGAGGGTCGAGGGCAAACTGCGAGCCAGCGTGGAGAAAGGAGATTACTATGAGGCACATCAAATGTATAGGACCTTGTTTTTTAG GTATATGTCACAGAGCAAACATGCTGAGGCCAGGGAGCTGATGTACAATGGCGCACTACTGTTCTTCAGCTATAACCAG CAAAACAGTGCAGCAGACCTGTCTATGCTAGTACTAGAGTCTTTGGAGAAATCTGAGACAAAAGTGGAGGATGACATATTAG AGCACTTGGCCAAGCTGTTCAGCTTGATGGACCCCAACTCCCCAGAGAGAGTAGCATTTGTTTCCAGGGCCCTCAAGTGGTCCACGGGCGGCTCAGGCAAGCTCGGCCACCCCAAACTACACCAGCTACTGGCTGTCACCCTGTGGAAAG AGCAGAACTACAGCGAGTCACGCTACCACTTCTTGCATTCATCTGACGGAGAGGGCTGTGCCCAGATGCTGGTGGAGTACTCAGCCTCCCGGGGCTTCCGTAGCGAGGTCGACATGTTTGTGGTGCAGGCCGTACTACA GTTCCTCtgcctaaaaaacaaaaacagtgctTCTGTGGTGTTCAGCACGTACACGGAGAAGCACCCGTCAATAGAGAAAGGCCCTCCTTTTGTCCAGCCTCTCCTAAACTTCATCTGGTTTCTGCTGCTGGCGGTAGACGG GGGTAAACTGACCGTTTTTACAGTGTTGTGTGAGCAGTATCAACCTTCTCTGAAGAGGGACCCTATGTATAATGAG TATCTCGACAGAATAGGACAACTCTTCTTTGGAGTGCCACCCAAACAGTCCTCATCATACGGCGGGTTGCTAG gtaATCTCCTGAACAGCCTGATGGGCTCAGGCGAGGAGGAGGAAGGTGAAGAAGCACAGGAGGACAGCAGCCCCATAGAGTTGGACTGA
- the get4 gene encoding Golgi to ER traffic protein 4 homolog isoform X2: MANVLEQRRGLHLSDVSYMSQSKHAEARELMYNGALLFFSYNQQNSAADLSMLVLESLEKSETKVEDDILEHLAKLFSLMDPNSPERVAFVSRALKWSTGGSGKLGHPKLHQLLAVTLWKEQNYSESRYHFLHSSDGEGCAQMLVEYSASRGFRSEVDMFVVQAVLQFLCLKNKNSASVVFSTYTEKHPSIEKGPPFVQPLLNFIWFLLLAVDGGKLTVFTVLCEQYQPSLKRDPMYNEYLDRIGQLFFGVPPKQSSSYGGLLGNLLNSLMGSGEEEEGEEAQEDSSPIELD, translated from the exons ATGGCCAACGTTCTGGAGCAGCGCCGCGGTCTCCACCTAAGTGATGTGTC GTATATGTCACAGAGCAAACATGCTGAGGCCAGGGAGCTGATGTACAATGGCGCACTACTGTTCTTCAGCTATAACCAG CAAAACAGTGCAGCAGACCTGTCTATGCTAGTACTAGAGTCTTTGGAGAAATCTGAGACAAAAGTGGAGGATGACATATTAG AGCACTTGGCCAAGCTGTTCAGCTTGATGGACCCCAACTCCCCAGAGAGAGTAGCATTTGTTTCCAGGGCCCTCAAGTGGTCCACGGGCGGCTCAGGCAAGCTCGGCCACCCCAAACTACACCAGCTACTGGCTGTCACCCTGTGGAAAG AGCAGAACTACAGCGAGTCACGCTACCACTTCTTGCATTCATCTGACGGAGAGGGCTGTGCCCAGATGCTGGTGGAGTACTCAGCCTCCCGGGGCTTCCGTAGCGAGGTCGACATGTTTGTGGTGCAGGCCGTACTACA GTTCCTCtgcctaaaaaacaaaaacagtgctTCTGTGGTGTTCAGCACGTACACGGAGAAGCACCCGTCAATAGAGAAAGGCCCTCCTTTTGTCCAGCCTCTCCTAAACTTCATCTGGTTTCTGCTGCTGGCGGTAGACGG GGGTAAACTGACCGTTTTTACAGTGTTGTGTGAGCAGTATCAACCTTCTCTGAAGAGGGACCCTATGTATAATGAG TATCTCGACAGAATAGGACAACTCTTCTTTGGAGTGCCACCCAAACAGTCCTCATCATACGGCGGGTTGCTAG gtaATCTCCTGAACAGCCTGATGGGCTCAGGCGAGGAGGAGGAAGGTGAAGAAGCACAGGAGGACAGCAGCCCCATAGAGTTGGACTGA